In a genomic window of Erigeron canadensis isolate Cc75 chromosome 5, C_canadensis_v1, whole genome shotgun sequence:
- the LOC122600627 gene encoding extra-large guanine nucleotide-binding protein 1-like: MGSIFRNILPIRSSKKDVDDDDEYNVEFSFAMEYTGPPVSYAIPKAVPVDVGDISTASIVSTPADSGNLSLPVIYPIVKKEGKLFSLKESRFGSGLIDNDAYTPGSPEGEKSSVSLGFSESQENSQEFSMSSDGDGLENDCHEIEELVVASEENGTRDEEDGYDYDTTHMVTFREPESSAMVHEKSDYSIDPELMHQERPHADPNVKKWLCHRCFKGNRFTIKETCIVCDAKYCSKCVLRVMGSMQEGRKCVTCIGYPIDESKRARLGKCSKVLKQVLSDFQVKQVMLFEKSCRVNQTPSWLVIVNGQQLTSEEVIQLQTCAYPPKKLVPGSYWYDKLSGLWGKEGHKPCQIITPGLSIGGAIMENASNGNTKVKINNRVITKSELFMLKVARINHKGGPEFWVSHNGSYQEVGQNQMKGKIWEKPGVNLACALLSLPVPPKSFISSEEEIVNNGSQFGQKKNTDTKLLTKILLVGKDQSGTSAIYKQAKILYKVPFSEDERQQVKSLIQSNLYRYISILLEGLQQFEEDYSVQIQRKLDDQPGTSAAGGLVKEVEANIYSLGTKLQKFSEWLLQVVRSGNLDVVFPAATREYSALVEELWKDKAFQATYARRNELPSLPIVADYFLPRAAEISSMTYEPSDLDILYADGITSSNGLASMEFSLPTNMTNSFIEATEQKNTQLQRYQLIRVNSSNLGDNCKWLDMFEDIDLIIYCVDLTSYNEYTIDNNLVLKNKMLESKNTFEKIVTHPRFKNKAFLLILNKFDLLENKIKSTPLTQCEWFHDFKPFITNHTYNATSSKTNNTNNYNTSTVAQYGFQYIAAKFKKLFSELTGRKLYVSPVTGLEGDSVDAAIKYGKEVLVWVDEENKPISSNNEWSTETTETTTDGLHQK, encoded by the exons ATGGGTAGcatttttagaaatatattaCCTATTCGTTCTTCGAAaaaggatgttgatgatgatgatgagtacAATGTCGAGTTTTCGTTTGCCATGGAGTACACTGGTCCTCCGGTTTCTTATGCCATTCCTAAGGCAGTTCCTGTTGACGTTGGTGATATTTCAACCGCGTCTATTGTATCTACGCCAGCTGATTCTGGTAATTTATCGTTACCCGTTATCTATCCTATTGTTAAGAAAGAGGGTAAGTTGTTTTCGCTCAAGGAAAGCCGTTTTGGGTCAGGTTTGATAGATAACGATGCATACACCCCTGGTTCACCAGAGGGAGAGAAAAGTTCGGTTTCTTTAGGATTTTCAGAGAGCCAAGAAAATTCTCAAGAATTTTCCATGAGTTCAGATGGTGACGGTTTAGAAAACGATTGTCATGAGATTGAAGAGTTGGTTGTTGCTAGTGAAGAAAATGGAACCCGTGATGAGGAGGATGGATATGATTATGACACGACTCACATGGTTACTTTTCGTGAACCAGAGTCAAGTGCTATGGTTCATGAGAAAAGTGATTACAGTATTGACCCGGAATTGATGCATCAAGAAAGGCCGCATGCTGACCCCAACGTCAAAAAATGGTTATGTCATCGTTGCTTTAAGGGAAACCGGTTCACTATTAAGGAAACTTGCATTGTATGTGATGCAAAGTATTGTAGTAAATGTGTGTTGAGAGTGATGGGGTCAATGCAAGAAGGTAGAAAATGTGTTACTTGTATTGGGTATCCGATTGATGAGTCAAAACGTGCGCGATTAGGGAAATGCTCAAAGGTTCTTAAGCAAGTGCTCTCGGATTTCCAAGTTAAACAAGTAATGCTTTTTGAAAAATCGTGTCGAGTAAATCAAACGCCGAGTTGGCTTGTTATCGTAAATGGACAACAACTTACTTCAGAAGAAGTGATTCAATTGCAAACGTGTGCGTACCCGCCAAAAAAACTTGTTCCGGGAAGCTATTGGTATGACAAGTTGTCTGGTTTATGGGGAAAG GAGGGACATAAGCCTTGCCAGATTATTACTCCAGGATTGTCAATTGGTGGTGCCATAATGGAAAATGCTAGCAATGGAAACACAAAAGTAAAAATCAACAATCGAGTGATCACTAAATCGGAACTCTTTATGTTGAAG GTTGCCCGAATCAACCACAAAGGTGGTCCTGAATTTTGGGTAAGCCATAATGGATCTTATCAGGAAGTgggacaaaaccaaatgaaaggCAAAATATGGGAAAAG CCAGGAGTCAATCTGGCTTGTGCTCTATTGTCTTTGCCAGTTCCACCCAAATCTTTTATCTCGTCCGAGGAAGAGATAGTTAACAATGGCAGTCAATTTGGGCAGAAAAAAAACACTGATACAAAATTACTTACTAAAATACTTCTAGTTGGTAAAGATCAATCGGGTACCAGTGCCATCTATAAACAGGCCAAGATTCTTTACAAAGTTCCATTTTCAGAAGATGAGCGTCAACAAGTGAAGTCTTTAATCCAGAGCAACTTGTATCGTTATATTAGTATTCTGCTCGAGGGTCTTCAACAATTTGAAGAGGATTATTCAGTTCAGATTCAAAGAAAACTAGATGATCAACCTGGCACTTCAG CCGCAGGAGGTTTGGTCAAAGAAGTTGAAGCAAACATTTATTCTTTAGGTACAAAACTGCAAAAATTCTCTGAATGGCTTCTTCAAGTTGTGAGATCTGGCAATCTGGATGTTGTTTTTCCAGCTGCAACTCGTGAGTATTCGGCACTAGTTGAAGAACTTTGGAAGGACAAGGCCTTTCAAGCAACTTATGCTAGACGGAATGAACTTCCTTCACTCCCAATAGTAGCTGATTATTTTTTACCAAGG GCTGCAGAAATTTCAAGTATGACTTACGAGCCTTCTGATCTAGACATTTTGTATGCTGATGGCATTACATCTTCTAATGGGCTTGCTTCAATGGAGTTCTCACTTCCCACTAATATGACGAATAGCTTCATCGAGGCCACTGAGCAGAAAAATACTCAGCTGCAAAG GTATCAATTGATTCGAGTGAATTCAAGCAACCTAGGAGACAACTGTAAATGGCTAGACATGTTTGAAGACATCGATCTTATCATTTACTGCGTTGACTTAACTTCCTACAACGAGTATACCATAGACAACAACTTAGTTCTCAAAAACAAGATGCTAGAAAGcaaaaacacatttgaaaaaATAGTCACCCATCCAAGATTCAAAAACAAAGCATTCCTTTTAATACTCAACAAGTTTGATCTTCTTGAAAACAAGATCAAATCCACACCTCTTACACAATGCGAATGGTTTCATGATTTCAAGCCGTTCATCACCAACCATACATATAATGCTACAAGTTCAAAAACCAATAATACCAACAATTACAATACTTCAACCGTAGCGCAATATGGTTTTCAGTACATTGCTGCAAAGTTTAAGAAGCTTTTCAGTGAGTTGACTGGCCGAAAACTCTATGTTTCTCCTGTGACAGGGTTAGAAGGCGATAGTGTTGATGCGGCTATTAAGTATGGGAAGGAAGTTTTGGTGTGGGTTGATGAAGAAAATAAACCGATTTCTAGTAACAATGAGTGGTCTACTGAAACTACAGAGACTACGACGGATGGACTACATCAGAAATAA
- the LOC122600433 gene encoding mitochondrial import receptor subunit TOM6 homolog: MFPGMFMRKPDKKEALKQLRVHVALFGGWVAAIRVAPYLLHYFSESKDELVLDF, from the coding sequence ATGTTTCCAGGAATGTTTATGAGAAAACCAGACAAAAAAGAAGCATTAAAGCAGCTTCGTGTCCATGTTGCTTTGTTTGGTGGGTGGGTCGCTGCTATTCGGGTCGCCCCATATCTTCTTCATTACTTTTCTGAATCCAAAGATGAGCTTGTTCTAGATTTCTAG